TCTAATCGTGGAATAAAAGAGGTTTTATCTACAAAAACGTAGTTTTCTTTGGAAAGTATCTCAAAATTACTGATGCCATACGAAAATTTTACCTTATTCATAGTTCAATAGAATTATTGTTTTTCACCTATTGAAAAACGTACATTTCTGACAAATCCTTTATACTTTGGGCGAAGAATGGGAGATTTTTTGAAAATTTTCTTAAATGTTTTTTCATCAAGCAGTAACCAATCTTTAAGCTCATATTCAGAGATTTGTGGTAAAGGCATAAAGCGAGGTTCGTTACAAGGAGTGCTAAATTTAATATTCCACGGACAAACATCTTGACAAATATCACAGCCAAATATCCAGCCGTTCATTTTATCCTTAAATTCATCAGGAATTTCTTCTTTGAGTTCAATAGTTAAATAAGAAATACACTTTTTAGCATCTACGACATAAGGTTCAACAATTGCTTGTGTAGGACATGCTTCTATACATCGAGTGCATGTTCCACAGAGGTTTTGTGTAGGTAAATCGTATTGCAATTTTTCTGTGATAATCAGTTCCCCAATTAAGAAAAATGAACCTGCCTTAGGTACAATTAAGTTAGAATGTTTGCCTATCCATCCCAAGCCACTTCGCTGTGCCCAAACTTTGTCCATTACCGGAGCAGAATCTACAAAAGCACGCCCTTGTACATCAGGTAGCAGAGTTTTTATGTACTCAAAAAGCAAACGAAGCTTATCTTTTATGACAAAATGATAGTCTTCACCCCAAGCATACTTAGCAATTTTGGCATTATTATCTTTATGTTGCGGATTTTGGGGATAATAGTTCAAAAGCACACTTATTACGCTCTCTGCGCCTTCTACTAGCAATTTAGGGTTGAGCCGTAAATCAAAGTATTTTTCCATATAAGCCATTTGACCATGTTTTTGTGTTTTGAGCCACTTCTCTAATCTCGGCGCTTCTTCCTCTAAAAATACAGCTTGGCTTATGCCACAATATTGAAATCCTATTTGATAGGCGTACTCTTTAATAGCCCTAGAAATTTGTTCAATCTTCATTTGTATCTTTGTTCAATAAAGCTCTTAACAATCTCTAAAAATTTTTGGGCGTATTTTTGTTCAGTAGAAACATAGTTTTTTTCAAAAATAGACTTGATGTATGCTTCTGTTTCGGGATATGAGTGCCTTTCTGCAAATTTAAGTACTTCAATGTATTGTTCTCTATCGCCGTTAAAAAGTTGCGTAATATATTCAAATTGGTCGTTGATAGGAATGTACTGTCTTAGTCGCGCTTCGGGTAGTTTCATACGAATGGGCTGCGTTTCCAAAAGCCAAGCGCCATACTGTACAGGATTAACTTGCAGGTGATATTCCCACCAAGTTACCATGCTTGATAAAATACCTTTTTGCTGCAACAAAGATGCTATTTTGTACAACTTAGCTTCAAAAAGCATAGCATCAATATCTTTTTGGTAATTTTTTTCAAGATAACGAATGAGAACTTCTAAAAGCAGGCTAAGTTCTGCCCAATACTCTTTGGTAATTTGCAGAATAGAAATAGGTAGCAGCGTAGTGCCTGATTCAAAATAAGTTTTTTTAAGATAAGGAATGGGTTGTGCAGTAATATCTAACCATTCTTGAATAGCTTTTTGCAACCACCTACTAAATTGAGAAAAAGGTAGATACACTTGCTGATGCACAACCTGTTGAAGGTCAAGAAAGGCTTGTACACTACTAGGATGGTGAATATCTACGCTTAATTGTTGCCAAACTTGAAAAAGAGGTTCGAAGGTATACCAAAAAATTCGTTTCTCTATGGCAGCAGGAAGGTGTTTTGCCATGATGTCTGCAGTTACAATAGCATACGACTGAAAAGGTTGAATAAGTCTATTCCAAATTTCGGTAGATAAAGTACTTTGTTTTTCAGGTTGGATAGCGTAATTTATCACAAATGTTCAAAAATAATACACACCTATCTACGTTGCAAATTGCGTTAGATAGAAGGATAGTAGTTTAAAAAGCTTTACAAGGTTAAAACATTCAGTTTTTATTCGTTTTTATTTCCTTCTGAAATGGCTAAGCGCATATCTGTGTCAGCTTGAATATTTTTTATTCTGTAATAGTCCATTACGCCGATATTACCTTTGCGTAGGGCTTCTGCCATAGCGATAGGAATTTGAGCTTCGGCTTCAATTACTTTAGCTCGCATTTCTTGAGCCATAGCAATCATTTCATGTTCTTTGGCGATAGCCATTGCTCTACGCTCTTCGGCTTTAGCTCGGGCAATTTTAAGGTCAGCTTCTGCACGCTCGGCTTGTAGCTTTGCCCCAATATTCTCACCTACATCAATATCCGCAATGTCAATTGAGAGAATTTCGAAGGCTGTTCCTGCGTCTAAGCTCTTAGCTAATACAGTTTTAGATATAGTATCAGGATTTTCAAGCACTTGTTCATGAGACTCCGCTGAACCAATCGTAGTAACAATTCCTTCACCTACGCGAGCGATAATAGTTTCTTCACCTGCGCCACCAACTAAACGATTGATATTTGCCCTTACGGTTACTTTGCATTTGACAATTACTTGAATACCATTTTTAGCAATTGCAGCTACGGGAGGAACGGTAATTACTTTTGGATTTACGGAAACTTGTACTGCTTCAAACACGTTTCTGCCCGCTAAGTCAATCGCAGTAGCTTGGTCAAAGTCCAGTTTGATGTGGGCTTTTTCGGCAGAAATTAAAGCATTTACTACGGTCTGTACATTTCCACCTGCCATGTAGTGGGCTTCTAGTTGAGATATTTCTACATCAATGCCTGCCTTTTGGGCAGTAATTAAAGGTTTAATGATACTCGCAGGGGGTACTTTTCTCAGCCGCATCCCTATTAAACGACCTATACCTATTCGTACTCCTGAAAAGATAGCAGTAATCCATAATCCAACAGGAACAAAATAGGTAAAAACTATTAGACCGATAATAATAGCAATAATTATTGCAATTGGGGAGAGACTCATACTATTGACAAATTAAATTGTAAATCTACTTTGAATAATTTAGATAAACAAATTTTTTTGCACTTTTTTAAGAATAATTCATTTTTAGTTTATTTTGGGCGTGCCCCTTGCTGCGCAAGGGTCGGGGCATTCCGCACTGCGCTTCGCTTCGGTACTTCGCTGCGCTTCGTACTGCCCTGACGGGCATGCTCCATGCCCCTCACG
This sequence is a window from Bacteroidia bacterium. Protein-coding genes within it:
- the queG gene encoding tRNA epoxyqueuosine(34) reductase QueG, which codes for MKIEQISRAIKEYAYQIGFQYCGISQAVFLEEEAPRLEKWLKTQKHGQMAYMEKYFDLRLNPKLLVEGAESVISVLLNYYPQNPQHKDNNAKIAKYAWGEDYHFVIKDKLRLLFEYIKTLLPDVQGRAFVDSAPVMDKVWAQRSGLGWIGKHSNLIVPKAGSFFLIGELIITEKLQYDLPTQNLCGTCTRCIEACPTQAIVEPYVVDAKKCISYLTIELKEEIPDEFKDKMNGWIFGCDICQDVCPWNIKFSTPCNEPRFMPLPQISEYELKDWLLLDEKTFKKIFKKSPILRPKYKGFVRNVRFSIGEKQ
- the floA gene encoding flotillin-like protein FloA (flotillin-like protein involved in membrane lipid rafts); translated protein: MSLSPIAIIIAIIIGLIVFTYFVPVGLWITAIFSGVRIGIGRLIGMRLRKVPPASIIKPLITAQKAGIDVEISQLEAHYMAGGNVQTVVNALISAEKAHIKLDFDQATAIDLAGRNVFEAVQVSVNPKVITVPPVAAIAKNGIQVIVKCKVTVRANINRLVGGAGEETIIARVGEGIVTTIGSAESHEQVLENPDTISKTVLAKSLDAGTAFEILSIDIADIDVGENIGAKLQAERAEADLKIARAKAEERRAMAIAKEHEMIAMAQEMRAKVIEAEAQIPIAMAEALRKGNIGVMDYYRIKNIQADTDMRLAISEGNKNE